The segment CTGGGAATCGGTCTTTCATACGTTGACAAATCATTCTGCAAATGATGATATGCGGCATAGAGTGATATGACAACGTACAAGAAATGCGCGCAGGGTAATCCCTAGCATTGCATGCAGGAGACAAAATTCATGGAATCACAGACGGACGCATTGCCGTTGCAGGGCACCCTCAAACCCGAATTGCGCTTCGACCGCTTGCTGCTCACGGGTGCGGCGGGCGGTATCGGTAAAGCCATTCGGCATCGTGTCGCGGAGTTTGCAGAGCATGTGCGAGTGTCGGATCTGCCCGGCGTATTGTCGGGCGATGCAGCGCCTCACGAAGAAATCGCGCCGTGCGATCTGGCAGACCGTCAAGCAGTCGATGCACTCGCCGCCGATTGCGACGCCATTGTCCATCTCGGCGGCGTATCGGTGGAGCGTCCGTTCGAAGAGATACTCGAAGCCAACATCAAGGGCGTCTTCAACCTCTACGAAGCGGCGCGGCTGAACGGCGTAAAGCGCATCGTGTTCGCGAGCTCGAATCACGTCACAGGCTTTTATCGGCAAGACGAACGAATCGATGCCAGCGCGCGCAAGCGTCCCGATGGCTACTACGGCTTGTC is part of the Caballeronia sp. TF1N1 genome and harbors:
- a CDS encoding NAD(P)-dependent oxidoreductase — its product is MESQTDALPLQGTLKPELRFDRLLLTGAAGGIGKAIRHRVAEFAEHVRVSDLPGVLSGDAAPHEEIAPCDLADRQAVDALAADCDAIVHLGGVSVERPFEEILEANIKGVFNLYEAARLNGVKRIVFASSNHVTGFYRQDERIDASARKRPDGYYGLSKSFGEDMAQLYFDRYGIETVSIRIGSVFPEAKDRRMMASWMSYDDFHDLLRRALFTPGVRHTIVFGMSANAHTWWDNCDASVLGFEPRDSSEKFRDKVEATPAPAPTDPVAVYQGGVFTVTGPFDPV